ACATAACCGAGCAACGCCGCGCTCAAGTGCAGTTATTGCGTTTTGCTAATGCAATCCATTATACTGTAAATCCAATCGAGATTACAGATGAAAACGGTAAAATAATTTATGTAAATCCTGCATTCGAAAAAGTAACGGGTTATACGAAACAGGAATTAATCGGAAAAAATCCCAAAATTATAAACAGCGGTAAACATACCAAAGAATTTTGGATGAAAATGTGGGACACAATCAGGTTGGGTAAGGTGTGGACGAGTGAAATCGAAAATAAACACAAAAATGGTTCACTCATCAACGAACGTCTCATTATTTCACCCATCATTGAACCATCTGGAAAAATTATTGGATATTTAGGAACTCATCACGATTTGACTGAACAACGCCGATTAGAAAGTGAGCTTGAAAAATTAGAAGCATATATGTCGGCAATTCTTGACGACTCAATAGATGCGATCATCGGATTCGATTTGGAATATAACATACGGTCGTGGAATAAAGGGGCTGAAAAAATTTATGGATACAAGGCGAAAGAAGTGATTGGCAAAAATTTTAAAATGCTCGTGCCGCCTGACCTTGTGCAAAATGGCGAGTTAGAATTTATTAATCAGGAATTTGAGAAGAAAGGTTACATCAATAATTACGAAACAGAGCGATTAACTAAAGATGGCAACCGGATTTCTATACAACTTACAAGGACACTCGTCCGCGATTCAAGTGGAAACATAATAGGAAGTTCAGCAATTGTTCGTGATATCACAGAAATCAAGAAGCTAAAACGACAAATAAGTCATGCTGAAAAACTTTCGGTAGTCGGCCAGTTAGCGGCAGGTATCGCACACGAGGTGGGCAACCCGTTAACTTCGATATCCTCACTCGTGCAAGTAATTCAAAGAACGACTGAAGATAATTTTGCTAAAGAAAAATTAGAGCTTGTTAAAAACCAGATTAACCGGATAGCCCGAACGATACGCGAGCTTGTAGATTTTTCGAGACCCTCGAATTATGAAGTGAAATTAACAGACTTAAATAAAGTTATTCAGGATGCCGTTAACATAGTTCGCTACGGAAAAAAATCCAGAGATATAACTTTTAACTTAGAACTGGATAATAATCTTCCCAAAGTAACAATAGTGCAAGATCAAATTATTCAAGTATTTATAAACTTACTTCTGAACGCTGTAGATGCAATGGATGGTAAACCCGGTGAAATTAAAGTTGAAACAATGATACGCGGTTATAATTTACAGGTTCGCATCCACGATAAAGGTAAGGGTATCCCCGAAGAAATAACTGACAAAATATTTGAACCGTTTTTTACTACCAAAAAAATAGGAGAAGGAACTGGACTCGGTTTATGGGTAAGTTATGGGATAGTGAAAAATTTTGGGGGCGAAATTGATTTTGAAAGTGAAGTCGGAGTTGGAAGTATCTTCACAGTTACATTACCGAGATAATAAAAAGAGGAAATAAATTGGCAGAAAAAATTTTAATAGTAGATGATGAAAGTATAATACGTGAATCTTTGGTTTTCGTTCTCCAAAAAGAAAATTATGAAGTTGATGAAGCTGAAAACGGCGCCAAAGCTTTTGAAAAAATTCAATCGGAGAGTTTCGATTTAGTTATATCGGATATCGAAATGCCTGAGATCAAAGGAATCGAACTTTTAAAAAAAATACGACAGTATTCTCCTCAAACATTTGTTATGATAATTACAGCTTATGCATCGATCGACACTGCAATATCGGCATTGCGCCACGGTGCGCACGATTATATCCTGAAGCCGTTAGAATTTGACGACCTGATTCTTCGGGTTAAGCGATTGTTTGATTACCGGCGGTTGCTGCAAGAAAATATGTACTTGCGTTCGGAATTGAATCGCGAGTATGATTTTAATAATATAATCGGCAATAGTTTTGCCATGAAGAAAGTTTTCGATCTAATCAAAAAGGTAGCTAAAACAGACGGGACAGTTTTAGTAACAGGCCGAAGCGGGACAGGAAAGGAATTGGTAGCTCGTTCAATTCATTACAACAGCAACCGGGCTTCGAATAAATTTGTAGCAATAAATTGTGGTGCAATTGTAGAAACACTTTTTGAGAGCGAACTGTTTGGACATAAGAAGGGTTCTTTTACAGGTGCGACTATGGACAAGGAGGGATTGTTCAAAATTGCTCACGGTGGAACTATATTTTTAGATGAAATCAGCGAGATACCTTTGCATTTGCAGGTTAAGCTATTACGTGCCATTGAAGAAAAAGAAATCCTTCCCGTAGGAGGCACTACTCAGATAAAAATTGATCTTAGAATTATTTCGGCATCGAACAAATCGTTACATGAATTGGTTGAACAGGGAAAATTCCGCGAAGATTTATTTTACCGGATTAACATATTTGAAATTCATCTGCCTGCTTTAGAGGAACGGAAGGAAGATATAAGTTTTCTCGTTCAACATTTCATGACAAAACATAGCGAACGGATGGGCAAACTGGTGCGCGGAGCCGACAACGATGTAGTGCGTGCTTTAATGAACCACAAGTGGAAAGGTCAGGTACGTGAACTCGAAAACATCATTGAGCGCGCACTGATATTTTCTGAAGGCGAATATATTACAATGAAAGATCTCCCGGAGGATTTTAAACCAAAATTTTACTTACAGGGTGATGTAGGGTCGCCAAAATTAAAGGACAAACTTAAAGACTTTGAAAGAAATTATATTGAGCAGAAATTGGCTACGTTCGGATTCGATAAAGAAAAAACTGCTGAAGAATTAGGCATCAGTATTTCGTCGCTCTACCGGAAAATGGATGAATTAGGGATTGAAAAAGTTTAACAACTCGCACCTATTAGAAATAAGAAAATACCTGTAATACTTCTTATTAGTGGGAAAATTTTAAGCGGGAGGCATAATAATATCGAAAGATACTGTTTTTAGGAGAATCTTTCGATGGCACATTAATTGAAAAATTTAACACAGTTATCTCAGTCAATAGAAAAAATTAAAAGGAAATAAATATGAATTTTGGTGTTCTTACATTAATAGCAGCACTAATCACATCTCTTATTTCAGCATATTTTTACTTCACGTCGCGCAATGGCGATACACAATTGCTGAAAACTTCAAGGTTATTTTATAAAATTACATTCGGTATTATTGCATTGGCAAGCAGTTATTTCATGTATCTGATATTATCTCACCAATTCCAATACGATTATATTTACAGGTATAGTTCGCGGAATCTTCCACTCGGTTATCTGATATCATCCTTCTGGGCTGGACAAGAGGGTTCGTATTTATTTTGGACACTGTGCATCAGTATATTCGGAATGATATTTATACGAACAGCCAAGGAGTACGAATCGTGGGGAATGTTTTTTGTGTTATTAGTAAAAGCATTTTTTATTTTTTTAATGGTAGATAAAGGTCCTTTCGAGTTGCTTCCTTCCACACCTCCCGATGGTGCCGGATTAAACCCTCTTCTTCAAGACCCATGGATGGTAGTACATCCTCCTATTTTGTTTTTTGGTTATGCTGCGATTACTATTCCTTTTGCATTAGCTTTGGCAGCATTTATTAAAAAAGATTTTAGCAATTGGATAAAGGAAGCATTACCCTGGACTTTATTGTCGTCGATAACTCTCGGTGCCGGAATAATAATTGGCGGTTTCTGGGCATACGAAGTTCTTGGCTGGGGCGGTTTCTGGGGCTGGGATCCTGTCGAAAATTCCTCATTAGTTCCTTGGATTACGATTCTTGCATTATTCCACGGTCTGTTAGTTCAAAAATTTAAAAACTCACTGGTAAAATTTAATTTTGTATTAGCTATTGTATCATTCGTGTTAGTTGTGTATGCAACATTTCTTACACGCAGCGGTGTGTTAGCTAATTTTTCAGTCCACTCGTTTCAGGATAACGGCCAAAATGTTTTCTTAACTGTATTTATGCTCGCCTGCTTGGTAATAGGACTCTATCTATTAGTAAAAAATTTCCAAAAGATAAAATCTACGAAAGTTGATCCTTTCCACTTAAATCGTGAGAGCGGAATTTTCTGGGGGATGATTGTTTTTGTTGTGTCGGCACTTTTTATTTCAATTGGAACTTCATCTCCGATTATTACCGGTTTATTCGCATCAAGTCCTTCGCAAGTTGATATTGGTTTTTATAATAAAGTAAACTTTCCAATCGGTATTTTGATGGCTGCTCTGCTCGGTATTACACCCCTTTTGGTTTGGGGAGTTTCTACTGTAGGTTTGTTTAAAAATCGTTTATTGATTTCAATGTCGCTTGCAATAGTTTCAACGATCGCCGCATACTTTTTCGGTGTACACAAGATTGATATTTTATTATTTATTTTTTCTGCTGTGTTTGCTTTTTGGACGAATAGTATGGTAATAATCAGTCAGGCAAAAATCAGTTGGCTAAATATCGGAGCTCCGCTGGCGCATTTTGGTGTGGGTATGATGCTGATTGGAATTATAATATCGGGTAATTATGACAGGTCGCAACAGGTTCAACTCGAACAGAATAAGTCTGGAGCAGCTTTAGGATACAATCTTACATATCTTAACGCAACTGATTTGCCCAACGGAAAAACTAACATCAATATCGATATCGAAAAAGATGGCGGTGTTTTTAAAAAACATCCAAAATTATATTTTAGTCAGTATAACAACGCATGGATGCGTGAACCCGATATTACGATTTTTCCGTTGAAGGATTTATATATTTCAGTGATGGAACGGCAGCAAAACACACAAAAGGCTTCTGATAAACTTGTTTTAGCGAAGGGAGAAAAACAGAATTATTTCGATTATCAAATCGAATTTTTAGGATTTGAAATGAACGACCACCAGATGTCGTCGAGCATGAAAATTGTTGCCAGCCTAAAAGTTATATATCACGATAGTGTTTATTCGTTAAAACCGGAAATGATTTATGAGAACGATAAAAAATTTTCGCCCGTTACAAAATTACCGAGTTGTCAGGGCGACAATCTAACCGTTGTTTTATCCAATATTAATGCTGATACCCGATCGGTTGAACTCACGTTTGGTGGATTTCCTGCTGAACAAGTTTCGGCGGCTGAAGTTGTGTTAGTTGAGTTTTCGACAAAACCGTTTATGAATTTTGTGTGGTTAGGTACTATTCTGTTGACCTTAGGTACTATTATCGCTTATGTCCGCCGGATAAAAGAAAATAAATTAGATAACAATTTAAAATAGCAACAGAGAAAAAAAAAGATGTCGGATCGAATATTAATTGCTGATGACGAAGAGATAATTCGCGACTCAATTTCGTTTGTACTTCAAAAAGAGAATTATTTAGTAGACACTGCTGCAGACGGGGCGGAGGCACTTGCAAAACATTTAGAAAATCCTTTCGATATAATAATCACCGACATCGAAATGCCTGAAATGAAAGGCACCGAATTACTCGATAGAGTTCTGCAAGCAACTCCCGAGACATTTGTTATAATAATTACTGCTTTCGCTTCTATCGAAACCGCAATAGGTGCGCTGCGGCGAGGCGCTTACGATTATATAATCAAACCGATTGAATTCGACGATCTAATAATAAAAATAGAGAGACTGTCGAATCAAAAACGGTTAGCACAAGAAAATATATTTTTACGAACTGAGGTTAATCGTCAGTACGACTTTCATAATATT
This genomic stretch from Bacteroidota bacterium harbors:
- a CDS encoding PAS domain S-box protein; its protein translation is MQFLSGEELFEKSTDYCFLIDCDGIIVDLNPSASESLGLVRNEMVGKSVVDLITKEHHFSFQKSIRSLLKNKTISSLESEFISSKSGNLNVTVSILRLQKNSTDKPILFLSARDITEQRRAQVQLLRFANAIHYTVNPIEITDENGKIIYVNPAFEKVTGYTKQELIGKNPKIINSGKHTKEFWMKMWDTIRLGKVWTSEIENKHKNGSLINERLIISPIIEPSGKIIGYLGTHHDLTEQRRLESELEKLEAYMSAILDDSIDAIIGFDLEYNIRSWNKGAEKIYGYKAKEVIGKNFKMLVPPDLVQNGELEFINQEFEKKGYINNYETERLTKDGNRISIQLTRTLVRDSSGNIIGSSAIVRDITEIKKLKRQISHAEKLSVVGQLAAGIAHEVGNPLTSISSLVQVIQRTTEDNFAKEKLELVKNQINRIARTIRELVDFSRPSNYEVKLTDLNKVIQDAVNIVRYGKKSRDITFNLELDNNLPKVTIVQDQIIQVFINLLLNAVDAMDGKPGEIKVETMIRGYNLQVRIHDKGKGIPEEITDKIFEPFFTTKKIGEGTGLGLWVSYGIVKNFGGEIDFESEVGVGSIFTVTLPR
- a CDS encoding sigma-54 dependent transcriptional regulator, with translation MAEKILIVDDESIIRESLVFVLQKENYEVDEAENGAKAFEKIQSESFDLVISDIEMPEIKGIELLKKIRQYSPQTFVMIITAYASIDTAISALRHGAHDYILKPLEFDDLILRVKRLFDYRRLLQENMYLRSELNREYDFNNIIGNSFAMKKVFDLIKKVAKTDGTVLVTGRSGTGKELVARSIHYNSNRASNKFVAINCGAIVETLFESELFGHKKGSFTGATMDKEGLFKIAHGGTIFLDEISEIPLHLQVKLLRAIEEKEILPVGGTTQIKIDLRIISASNKSLHELVEQGKFREDLFYRINIFEIHLPALEERKEDISFLVQHFMTKHSERMGKLVRGADNDVVRALMNHKWKGQVRELENIIERALIFSEGEYITMKDLPEDFKPKFYLQGDVGSPKLKDKLKDFERNYIEQKLATFGFDKEKTAEELGISISSLYRKMDELGIEKV
- the ccsA gene encoding cytochrome c biogenesis protein CcsA, with the protein product MNFGVLTLIAALITSLISAYFYFTSRNGDTQLLKTSRLFYKITFGIIALASSYFMYLILSHQFQYDYIYRYSSRNLPLGYLISSFWAGQEGSYLFWTLCISIFGMIFIRTAKEYESWGMFFVLLVKAFFIFLMVDKGPFELLPSTPPDGAGLNPLLQDPWMVVHPPILFFGYAAITIPFALALAAFIKKDFSNWIKEALPWTLLSSITLGAGIIIGGFWAYEVLGWGGFWGWDPVENSSLVPWITILALFHGLLVQKFKNSLVKFNFVLAIVSFVLVVYATFLTRSGVLANFSVHSFQDNGQNVFLTVFMLACLVIGLYLLVKNFQKIKSTKVDPFHLNRESGIFWGMIVFVVSALFISIGTSSPIITGLFASSPSQVDIGFYNKVNFPIGILMAALLGITPLLVWGVSTVGLFKNRLLISMSLAIVSTIAAYFFGVHKIDILLFIFSAVFAFWTNSMVIISQAKISWLNIGAPLAHFGVGMMLIGIIISGNYDRSQQVQLEQNKSGAALGYNLTYLNATDLPNGKTNINIDIEKDGGVFKKHPKLYFSQYNNAWMREPDITIFPLKDLYISVMERQQNTQKASDKLVLAKGEKQNYFDYQIEFLGFEMNDHQMSSSMKIVASLKVIYHDSVYSLKPEMIYENDKKFSPVTKLPSCQGDNLTVVLSNINADTRSVELTFGGFPAEQVSAAEVVLVEFSTKPFMNFVWLGTILLTLGTIIAYVRRIKENKLDNNLK